From the genome of Vicia villosa cultivar HV-30 ecotype Madison, WI linkage group LG2, Vvil1.0, whole genome shotgun sequence, one region includes:
- the LOC131651444 gene encoding uncharacterized protein LOC131651444 has translation MKIVSRRTSKFRFRLRKWIDDQNLKNESKARYRLRLGMQTGGWSKVTYLKRSAGRWDTFPYGGRNRNSSSGKEVISMYISEFPEFYSARELFELFGCSGQVVEVAISPRRNKFGKRFGFARFIDVEDARTLAVRLDNIIIDGRKIHVYLPRFTRVAFGSGGRREFVEKAKHPQPQIRPQRAEVGKSRGNWQAGPISNNPLSYAEAVASENSGFVSKVNEQVLFDFNSDYVLRGRMEKAYVGKVCIPGSAYTIQTHMELDGVYAIKVTPLGGNCCLLEEREEGFIEDLIGEGETWWKSWFSEVKKWEADTIDKGRDAWFRIYGTPAHVWSSEFFVALAKNWGSFICWDEHTASGEAFVVARVMVNIPVSLSIPDSVSVNIDGRRVVLFVREDAAGLFRSSTRNQLHNSSVSVSSDTTKNAPFAEVFFAI, from the exons ATGAAAATTGTTAGCCGGAGAACGTCAAAATTCAGGTTTCGATTACGAAAATGGATTGATGATCAAAACTTAAAGAACGaaagtaaagctagatatagATTGAG GTTGGGTATGCAGACGGGAGGGTGGTCAAAAGTAACCTATTTGAAGCGTTCAGCGGGGCGGTGGGACACCTTTCCTTATGGGGGGAGGAACAGAAATTCTTCAAGTGGCAAAGAGGTGATTTCCATGTACATTTCAGAGTTCCCTGAGTTTTACTCTGCTAGGGAGCTTTTTGAGCTTTTCGGTTGTTCTGGCCAAGTGGTGGAGGTAGCTATTTCTCCCAGAAGAAACAAGTTCGGTAAGCGATTTGGTTTCGCTAGATTCATCGATGTAGAAGATGCTCGAACGTTAGCGGTTCGTCTGGACAATATAATTATTGATGGCAGGAAAATTCATGTATACTTGCCGAGGTTTACGAGAGTTGCTTTCGGTTCAGGAGGTAGGCGTGAGTTTGTGGAGAAGGCGAAGCATCCTCAACCACAAATTAGGCCACAGAGAGCGGAAGTGGGGAAGAGTAGGGGCAATTGGCAAGCTGGTCCTATCAGTAATAATCCACTTTCCTATGCTGAGGCTGTGGCTTCTGAGAATTCTGGTTTTGTATCAAAAGTGAATGAGCAGGTCCTTTTCGATTTCAATTCTGATTATGTTCTTAGAGGTAGGATGGAGAAGGCTTATGTGGGTAAGGTTTGTATTCCGGGGTCTGCGTACACAATTCAAACTCACATGGAATTGGACGGGGTTTACGCGATTAAAGTAACTCCATTAGGCGGTAATTGTTGTTTGCTCGAAGAAAGGGAAGAAGGGTTCATTGAAGACTTGATTGGTGAAGGCGAGACTTGGTGGAAGTCTTGGTTTTCCGAAGTCAAGAAGTGGGAGGCGGATACGATAGACAAAGGTAGGGACGCGTGGTTTCGAATTTATGGTACTCCAGCTCATGTGTGGAGTTCTGAGTTTTTCGTAGCTTTGGCCAAAAATTGGGGGAGTTTCATCTGTTGGGATGAGCACACTGCTAGTGGCGAGGCTTTTGTTGTGGCTAGAGTTATGGTGAATATCCCTGTATCTTTATCGATTCCTGACTCTGTTTCGGTTAATATAGACGGAAGGAGGGTGGTTCTTTTTGTTAGGGAAGATGCGGCGGGTTTGTTTCGATCGTCGACTCGAAATCAGTTGCATAATTCTTCAGTTAGCGTGAGTTCTGACACTACAAAAAATGCTCCATTTGCGGAGGTTTTTTTTGCAATTTGA